In a genomic window of Rhodovulum sp. P5:
- the tilS gene encoding tRNA lysidine(34) synthetase TilS: MQLGHIETLLEQALSPLCDGSAPLGVAVSGGGDSMALLHALAARRAAGGGALQAVTVDHGLRPEAAAEAQFVAETCARLGVPHDILHWTGWQGRGNLQDAARRARQRLIADWAAAKGIARVALGHTRDDQAETVLMRLGRGAGVDGLSGMAPMRTALGVVWLRPFLDTPRAVLRRYLSDHGQAWVEDPSNDDLRFDRVQARRALEMLAPLGVTAEGLAATAARLADARQALSAVAAETADRIAHVDRGDVLIDAAGLAALPGEIARRLINAALCWVASAEYPPRADALGGVFGVLESSGRATLHGCLIDRGRTHIRIAREYAAVRGTVCVADRTWDGRWTLTGPAKGDEEVRALGETGLARSPDWRAVGLPRASLLASPALWRGEELIAAPLAGLSNGWTASVSTLFIERLVAH; the protein is encoded by the coding sequence GTGCAACTAGGCCACATCGAAACGCTGTTGGAACAGGCGCTGTCGCCGCTTTGCGACGGGTCGGCGCCCCTTGGTGTCGCGGTGTCGGGGGGCGGCGACTCCATGGCGCTGTTGCATGCGCTGGCGGCAAGGCGCGCGGCCGGTGGCGGGGCGCTGCAGGCTGTCACCGTCGACCACGGATTGCGCCCCGAAGCGGCGGCAGAGGCGCAGTTCGTGGCCGAGACATGCGCAAGGCTGGGCGTGCCCCACGACATCTTGCACTGGACGGGCTGGCAGGGGCGCGGCAACCTGCAGGACGCCGCGCGCCGGGCGCGGCAACGGCTGATTGCCGACTGGGCTGCGGCGAAGGGTATTGCCCGTGTCGCCTTGGGGCACACACGGGACGATCAGGCGGAAACGGTTCTGATGCGACTGGGCCGCGGGGCCGGGGTGGACGGCTTGTCCGGCATGGCACCGATGCGAACGGCGCTGGGGGTGGTCTGGCTGCGTCCGTTTCTGGACACCCCGCGGGCGGTGTTGCGGCGCTATCTGTCCGATCACGGGCAGGCCTGGGTCGAGGATCCCAGCAACGACGATCTGCGGTTCGACCGCGTACAGGCCCGCCGGGCGTTGGAGATGTTGGCCCCGCTTGGCGTGACCGCCGAGGGGCTTGCCGCGACGGCCGCGCGTCTGGCGGATGCGCGGCAGGCGCTGTCCGCGGTCGCGGCCGAAACGGCGGATCGGATTGCCCATGTCGACCGGGGCGATGTCCTGATCGATGCCGCTGGCTTGGCGGCGCTTCCGGGCGAAATCGCGCGCCGCCTGATCAACGCGGCCCTTTGCTGGGTGGCAAGCGCAGAGTATCCGCCGCGGGCCGACGCGCTTGGGGGCGTGTTCGGGGTGCTTGAATCGTCCGGGCGCGCCACGCTTCACGGATGCTTGATCGACAGGGGCCGCACGCACATCAGGATTGCGCGGGAATACGCGGCGGTGCGTGGTACAGTATGCGTGGCAGATCGGACATGGGACGGGCGATGGACGCTGACCGGCCCGGCCAAGGGCGATGAAGAGGTCCGTGCCCTAGGCGAAACGGGGCTTGCACGCAGCCCGGACTGGCGCGCGGTGGGCCTTCCGCGGGCTTCCCTGCTGGCCTCTCCTGCGCTATGGCGGGGCGAAGAACTGATCGCGGCACCCTTGGCGGGACTGTCAAATGGCTGGACGGCGTCCGTTTCCACCCTGTTCATCGAACGTTTAGTCGCGCATTGA
- the tolR gene encoding protein TolR — MGAGSSPRNGSGGRRLRGHRRHPPAMSEINVTPMVDVMLVLLIIFMVAAPLLTVGVPVELPKTAADALPAAQEAPLTVTLTADGRLVVQETEVEPAALIPKLRAVAAERRDDKIYLRADGSIAYERVVQVMGALNAAGFRDIGLVTDTGGPAMDGRDE, encoded by the coding sequence ATGGGGGCCGGGTCCTCTCCGCGCAACGGATCGGGCGGGCGGCGTCTGCGCGGCCATCGCCGTCACCCCCCGGCCATGTCAGAGATCAACGTCACCCCGATGGTGGACGTGATGCTGGTGCTTCTGATCATCTTCATGGTGGCTGCGCCGCTCTTGACCGTGGGCGTGCCGGTGGAATTGCCGAAAACCGCGGCCGATGCGCTGCCCGCCGCGCAAGAGGCCCCGCTGACCGTGACGCTGACGGCCGATGGCCGGCTGGTGGTCCAGGAAACCGAGGTCGAGCCGGCCGCGTTGATCCCCAAGTTGCGGGCCGTGGCGGCGGAGCGGCGGGACGACAAGATTTATCTCAGGGCCGATGGATCGATTGCCTATGAGCGGGTGGTGCAGGTGATGGGCGCGTTGAACGCGGCTGGTTTTCGCGACATCGGTCTGGTGACCGATACCGGCGGGCCGGCGATGGACGGCCGGGACGAGTAG
- a CDS encoding IS1634 family transposase, whose protein sequence is MFTRITESGGRRYLQIVESFRNEAGKPRLRVVANLGRVDGMKDGQLDALIRGLSRAAGRVEPEKAEITYEAARSYGDVFALHELWKDLGFDHALGRALRSGKRKVDVEALVRAMVFNRLCDPTSKLGCLRWLETVAMPAMPDTVTHQHLLRAMDALMDHAERVEMELARQIRPLVDRDLAVVFYDLTTVRIHGDGEVDDDLRAYGMNKETGGIARQFVLGVVQTADGLPLMHTVHPGNVGETKTLQGMLQTVLQRFPVQRVILVADRGLLSLENIDELTALADQDDRKLEFILAVPARRYADLVETFRGLAFDEGGLAESNFAGHRLIVAHDPVRAADQSERRRARIAELEAQAEKMVAKLDAQDDGQTARGRRASDRGAYSRFTRAVAEAELTRFLKADLQADRFSYSIDEDAVARAELFDGKLALLTNAPDLTPTATVTRYKSLADIERGFRVLKSDIEIAPVHHRLPDRIRAHALICFLALVLYRVMRMRLKAKGHDASPRTALDMLARIHRHEARIADRKLDGLTTPTPEQLDLFDTLNLPKPA, encoded by the coding sequence ATGTTCACGCGCATCACCGAGAGCGGCGGGCGTCGCTATCTGCAGATTGTCGAGTCCTTCCGTAACGAGGCGGGCAAGCCCCGGCTGCGCGTCGTGGCCAATCTGGGGCGCGTGGACGGGATGAAGGATGGCCAGCTCGATGCGCTGATCCGGGGGCTCAGTCGCGCCGCGGGTCGGGTCGAGCCCGAGAAGGCCGAGATCACCTACGAGGCGGCGCGCAGCTATGGCGACGTCTTTGCCCTGCACGAGTTGTGGAAGGACCTTGGTTTCGATCATGCCCTCGGCCGTGCGCTGCGTTCCGGCAAGCGGAAAGTCGACGTGGAGGCGCTGGTCCGCGCCATGGTGTTCAATCGGTTGTGCGACCCCACAAGCAAGCTTGGCTGCCTGCGCTGGCTGGAAACGGTCGCGATGCCGGCGATGCCGGACACCGTCACGCATCAACATCTGCTCCGCGCCATGGATGCGCTGATGGACCATGCCGAGCGGGTCGAGATGGAACTGGCCAGACAAATCCGTCCGCTGGTCGATCGGGACCTGGCCGTGGTCTTCTACGACCTGACCACGGTGCGCATCCATGGCGACGGAGAGGTTGACGACGACCTCCGCGCCTATGGCATGAACAAGGAAACCGGTGGCATCGCCCGGCAATTCGTGCTCGGCGTCGTGCAAACCGCCGACGGCCTGCCGCTCATGCACACGGTCCACCCCGGCAATGTCGGGGAGACGAAAACCCTGCAGGGCATGCTGCAGACGGTGTTGCAGCGGTTTCCCGTGCAGCGTGTCATCCTGGTCGCCGACCGTGGCCTGCTCAGCCTTGAAAACATCGACGAACTGACCGCCCTGGCCGATCAGGACGACCGCAAGCTGGAGTTCATCCTCGCCGTCCCCGCCCGTCGCTATGCCGATCTGGTCGAGACCTTTCGGGGCCTTGCCTTCGACGAAGGCGGCCTGGCGGAAAGCAATTTTGCCGGCCATCGCCTGATCGTCGCCCATGATCCCGTTCGAGCCGCCGACCAATCCGAACGACGTCGCGCCCGCATCGCCGAACTTGAAGCCCAGGCCGAAAAGATGGTCGCCAAGCTCGATGCGCAAGACGACGGCCAGACGGCGCGGGGCCGCCGCGCCTCCGACCGCGGCGCCTATAGCCGCTTCACGCGCGCCGTGGCCGAGGCCGAACTGACCCGGTTCCTCAAGGCAGACCTGCAGGCCGACCGGTTCAGCTACAGCATCGACGAAGACGCCGTCGCCCGAGCCGAACTCTTCGACGGCAAGCTCGCCCTGCTGACCAATGCCCCCGACCTGACGCCGACCGCAACCGTGACCCGCTACAAGTCGCTGGCCGATATCGAACGCGGCTTCCGCGTCCTGAAATCCGATATCGAGATCGCCCCCGTCCACCATCGGCTGCCCGACCGCATCCGCGCCCACGCGCTGATCTGCTTTCTCGCCCTCGTCCTCTACCGCGTCATGCGCATGCGGCTGAAGGCAAAAGGACATGACGCCAGCCCACGAACCGCCCTCGACATGCTCGCGCGCATCCACCGCCACGAAGCCCGGATCGCCGACCGAAAGCTCGACGGCCTCACCACCCCGACCCCCGAACAACTGGACCTCTTCGACACCCTGAACCTGCCAAAACCCGCCTGA
- the tolQ gene encoding protein TolQ: MEPDTLAMAQEIDFSLLALFVRATFTVKLVMLVLIAASFWSWAIIIQKLIAFRRARAEADSFDEAFWSGDPLDELFETLGPDPATAPQKIFASGMVEWQRSHRQDGGLIAGAAARIDRSMDVAIAKEAELLNGGLSFLATVGSTAPFVGLFGTVWGIKHAFEQIALQQNTNLAVVAPGIAEALVATALGLLAAIPAVVFYNKLSADSDRIVGGYESFADEFSTILSRQLDA, from the coding sequence ATGGAACCCGATACCCTTGCGATGGCGCAGGAGATTGACTTCTCCCTGCTGGCCCTTTTCGTGCGCGCGACCTTCACCGTGAAACTGGTGATGCTGGTGCTGATCGCCGCCTCGTTCTGGTCATGGGCGATCATCATCCAGAAACTGATCGCCTTCCGCCGGGCGCGGGCCGAGGCCGACAGTTTCGACGAGGCGTTCTGGTCGGGGGACCCGCTGGACGAGTTGTTCGAGACGCTGGGCCCGGACCCCGCCACCGCGCCGCAGAAGATCTTTGCCTCCGGCATGGTGGAATGGCAGCGCAGCCACCGGCAGGACGGCGGCCTGATCGCGGGGGCCGCCGCCCGGATCGACCGGTCGATGGACGTGGCCATCGCCAAGGAGGCGGAGCTGCTGAATGGCGGGCTGTCCTTCCTTGCCACGGTCGGCTCCACCGCGCCATTCGTTGGGCTGTTCGGCACGGTCTGGGGCATCAAGCACGCGTTCGAGCAGATCGCGCTGCAGCAGAACACCAACCTTGCCGTGGTCGCCCCGGGCATTGCCGAGGCGCTGGTCGCGACCGCGCTGGGCCTGCTGGCGGCGATCCCGGCCGTGGTGTTCTACAACAAGCTGTCGGCGGACAGCGACCGGATCGTCGGTGGCTATGAATCCTTCGCCGACGAGTTTTCCACCATCCTGTCGCGCCAGCTGGACGCCTGA
- the pal gene encoding peptidoglycan-associated lipoprotein Pal translates to MTPIAKSAAILAALALAGCSTPERFMTGGGGAGAGGGSVAMGDPSNPASMAYFTQTVGGRVFFAVDQSSLSAEARDTLEQQARWLIANTGYSAVIEGHADEQGTREYNLALGARRANAAREYLVSRGVSPTRLRTVTYGKERPIEVCSVESCYAKNRRAVTVLSAGAGS, encoded by the coding sequence ATGACACCGATTGCGAAAAGCGCAGCAATTCTTGCAGCCCTCGCCCTTGCCGGCTGTTCCACGCCAGAGCGGTTCATGACCGGCGGTGGGGGTGCGGGCGCCGGGGGCGGGTCCGTGGCGATGGGCGACCCGTCGAACCCGGCCTCCATGGCCTATTTCACGCAGACGGTGGGCGGCCGCGTGTTCTTTGCCGTCGATCAAAGCAGCCTGTCGGCCGAGGCGCGCGACACGCTGGAACAACAGGCGCGCTGGCTGATCGCCAACACCGGCTACAGCGCCGTGATCGAGGGGCATGCCGATGAACAGGGCACGCGGGAATACAACCTCGCGCTCGGTGCGCGCCGGGCCAATGCGGCACGGGAGTATCTCGTCTCCCGCGGGGTGTCGCCCACACGGCTGCGCACCGTGACCTATGGCAAGGAACGCCCGATCGAGGTCTGTTCGGTGGAGTCCTGCTATGCCAAGAACCGCCGGGCCGTTACGGTCCTTTCGGCCGGTGCGGGTAGCTAA
- the tolB gene encoding Tol-Pal system beta propeller repeat protein TolB: MRVVLWAVVLGLGFAFGAVTAGAAPLRIEIDEGIIEPLPYAVPGFVAENAAAQDYARDIAQVIAGDLNGSGLFRKIAENAYLSTVTNFDSPVQYADWKAINAQALITGAVSVGSNGRLTVKFRLFDVFAGAPLGEGLQFGGSTSSWRRVAHKVADEVYRRITGEGGYFDSRVVFVAESGPKNARTKRLAVMDQDGANVQDLTDASSLVIAPRFSPAGDRVLYTSYETGFPRIYLLDIATGRRRALDDQPGTMTFAPRFSPDGRGVVFSLSDGGNTDLFTLDLQSGRRQRLTSAPSIETAPSFAPDGSRIVFESDRSGTQQLYVMPAGGGEPRRISFGQGRYGTPVWSPRGDLIAFTKQNGGRFHIGVMRTDGSEERLLTASFLDEGPTWSPNGRVIMFTRESAGATGAPALYSVDITGRNLRKVPYAGAASDPSWSPLLP; this comes from the coding sequence ATGCGTGTGGTGCTTTGGGCGGTTGTTCTGGGCTTGGGCTTTGCTTTCGGGGCGGTGACGGCCGGGGCCGCGCCCCTGCGGATCGAGATCGACGAGGGGATCATCGAGCCCTTGCCCTATGCCGTCCCCGGTTTCGTGGCCGAGAATGCCGCGGCCCAGGACTATGCCCGGGACATCGCACAGGTGATCGCGGGCGACCTGAACGGCAGCGGTCTGTTCCGGAAGATCGCCGAGAACGCCTATCTTTCGACGGTGACGAATTTCGACAGCCCCGTGCAATATGCCGACTGGAAGGCGATCAATGCGCAGGCGCTGATCACCGGGGCGGTAAGCGTCGGCAGCAATGGCCGGCTGACCGTCAAGTTCCGCCTGTTCGATGTCTTTGCCGGGGCACCGCTGGGCGAGGGGCTGCAATTCGGGGGCTCCACCTCCAGTTGGCGGCGGGTCGCGCACAAGGTCGCGGACGAGGTCTATCGGCGGATCACCGGCGAAGGCGGCTATTTCGACAGCCGCGTGGTGTTCGTGGCGGAAAGCGGGCCGAAGAACGCGCGGACCAAGCGGTTGGCCGTGATGGATCAGGACGGCGCAAATGTGCAGGACCTGACCGATGCCTCATCGCTGGTGATTGCGCCGCGGTTTTCGCCCGCGGGCGACCGGGTGCTTTACACCAGCTATGAGACCGGTTTTCCCCGCATCTATCTTCTGGACATCGCGACCGGGCGCCGCCGGGCGCTGGACGACCAGCCCGGCACCATGACCTTTGCGCCGCGGTTTTCGCCGGATGGGCGCGGCGTGGTGTTCTCGCTCAGCGATGGGGGCAATACCGATCTCTTCACGCTCGACCTGCAATCGGGGCGGCGCCAGCGCCTGACCAGCGCGCCGTCGATTGAAACCGCCCCCAGCTTTGCGCCGGACGGCTCGCGCATCGTTTTTGAAAGCGACAGGTCGGGCACCCAGCAGCTTTACGTCATGCCCGCGGGCGGGGGGGAGCCGCGGCGGATCTCTTTCGGGCAGGGGCGTTATGGTACGCCGGTCTGGTCGCCGCGGGGGGATCTGATCGCCTTTACCAAGCAGAACGGCGGGCGGTTCCACATCGGCGTGATGCGCACCGATGGGTCGGAAGAACGCCTGCTGACCGCGTCGTTCCTGGACGAGGGGCCGACATGGTCTCCCAACGGCCGGGTCATCATGTTCACCCGCGAAAGCGCGGGTGCCACGGGGGCGCCTGCGCTGTATTCCGTCGACATTACCGGCCGAAACCTGCGCAAGGTGCCCTATGCCGGCGCGGCGTCGGACCCGTCATGGTCGCCGCTCTTGCCGTAA
- the ybgC gene encoding tol-pal system-associated acyl-CoA thioesterase → MTHTYQLRVYYEDTDLAGIVYYANYLKFIERARSEWVRELGVDQARLKAEEGIVFAVRRVEADYLSPAKFDDLLTVETALAQLTPARLILDQAVCRGADRLFTARVTLVTLTATGRPTRLPAEFRRVLEGAGAQG, encoded by the coding sequence ATGACCCACACCTACCAACTCCGCGTCTATTACGAAGACACCGATCTTGCCGGCATCGTCTATTACGCCAATTACCTGAAATTCATCGAACGGGCGCGGTCGGAATGGGTGCGGGAGCTGGGCGTCGATCAGGCCCGGCTGAAGGCGGAGGAGGGCATTGTCTTCGCCGTGCGGCGGGTGGAGGCGGATTACCTGTCCCCCGCCAAGTTCGACGACCTTCTGACGGTGGAAACGGCGCTTGCGCAACTGACCCCCGCGCGGCTGATCCTTGACCAGGCGGTGTGCCGGGGGGCGGATCGGCTGTTCACCGCCCGCGTCACCCTTGTGACCCTGACGGCGACCGGGCGGCCCACGCGGCTGCCGGCAGAGTTTCGCCGAGTGCTGGAGGGCGCCGGGGCGCAGGGCTGA
- the ybgF gene encoding tol-pal system protein YbgF, which translates to MRISALVLAAVLAIGGDAGAMAQSREQTLADIRQELSVLFVEMQKLKRELSTTSGPTPPGGASILQRVDALEDELRRLTAETEELEHRLNRVVEDGTRRIGDLEFRLVELEGGDVSRLGATSTLGGGELPPAPAPQAPDSAGGAELAVGERIDFDAARQALEEGRNAEAAALFQTFNDTYPGSPMSAEANYLRGQALSAMGETSQAARAYLESFAGNPNSPHAPASLLQLGMGLRELGQTREACVTLGEVVNRFPAAPEAKTAATESGRTGCN; encoded by the coding sequence ATGCGGATTTCGGCACTTGTTCTGGCGGCGGTCCTGGCAATCGGCGGTGATGCGGGCGCGATGGCCCAGTCGCGCGAGCAGACGCTTGCCGATATCCGGCAGGAATTGTCGGTGCTGTTTGTCGAGATGCAAAAGCTCAAGCGGGAACTGTCCACGACCTCGGGCCCGACACCGCCCGGCGGGGCATCGATCCTGCAACGTGTCGACGCGCTTGAGGACGAGCTTCGGCGCCTGACCGCCGAGACCGAGGAACTGGAACACCGCCTGAACCGTGTGGTCGAGGACGGCACCCGCCGCATCGGCGATCTGGAATTCCGGTTGGTGGAGCTGGAAGGCGGCGATGTCAGCCGGCTTGGCGCAACGTCGACCCTCGGCGGCGGGGAGTTGCCGCCGGCGCCCGCGCCGCAAGCCCCCGACAGCGCAGGCGGGGCAGAACTGGCGGTGGGCGAGCGTATCGATTTCGATGCCGCCCGGCAGGCCTTGGAGGAGGGCCGGAACGCCGAGGCCGCCGCCCTGTTCCAAACCTTCAATGACACCTACCCCGGCAGCCCGATGTCGGCCGAGGCGAACTATCTTCGGGGGCAGGCCCTGTCGGCGATGGGAGAGACATCGCAGGCGGCGCGCGCCTATCTGGAAAGCTTTGCCGGGAACCCCAACAGCCCCCATGCCCCCGCGTCGCTCCTGCAGCTTGGCATGGGCCTTCGGGAACTGGGCCAGACGCGAGAGGCCTGCGTGACGCTTGGCGAAGTCGTCAACCGCTTTCCCGCCGCCCCCGAGGCGAAGACGGCCGCGACCGAAAGCGGCAGGACCGGGTGCAACTAG